Proteins co-encoded in one Cygnus olor isolate bCygOlo1 chromosome 6, bCygOlo1.pri.v2, whole genome shotgun sequence genomic window:
- the LOC121072239 gene encoding serine/threonine-protein kinase 11-interacting protein isoform X4: protein MLIHVPNCVLQSTVKIFPFKSLRHLELRSVPPHCLRGLRFVYSQLESLTCCKCISTLEEIISACGGDLSCALPWLELHTVNFSYNSITALDDSLQLLNALRVLDLSHNKVQDCEHYLTTLTELEYLNLAYNFLSKVPNLGIFSRSKLVTLILRNNELDSINGVEQLVNLQHLDVAYNLLLEHAQLAPLSTLHCLKKLHLEGNPLWFHQNHRSATLVHLSPRAASSNFLLDGEPLSSSDLMHLPKLVQSVSQSIHTSTSERTALDRSALDSSCAADFSDSQSPAENVAVRLPRKKCKGKVKVRRASISEPSDTEHESQTLPLSAGLVLQHQKEMERMDSFRDRFGVDWLQYKRLEEHDQLPVICRSRSADEISGRPAATDLQSENFEPEQVKPQVSPKEFSPAVDDTQKEEDLEVDEHVGGELRGKEEADELMLGEEDDEKPEVDLCQPVLVSQIEGEGDPELDWIFLRVTARHVIEVELKAARVLHKLELKCLQKIETSEMNWKRMDLERVFPVLTLHFSYIRKDRQKRKYVVLDDCPEQCLQCVLEVLSPAVEENRQNQDQEKGSMRLQCLKCKHEFLQSLAPWQQGPYPARAGDTESLETLVASNQDAAAAGEPIACPCCSSDHVVILPSEVCSCTPLPPSRDGTSEDLSNSLLEGGSQQEGPEEAPARASESGKFYIGGEDSSEVDTSNGTRTPELSGEHDGALRSSSRSLDGVCGNKELGTKSQHLSLSRTDTSGGSMMGSYHYSVSHGPTPSQLSLNSESEETWNLSPSANGALNTRDFRSVDHRLKLYLDMEVFEENDEEFQCFLKVAMVKFGRQGEFLSILVASDLRIYVLEVTGVIRGQPAEWLKKNDSHYLSDVSHLEVGLCHQSLRMEFENPKASYNLLIRNQSCCDQFLQTLTYLIQELPAKHSNKVKEIPTVEMNPQHWLWPLLDSKTTGSAAADGTCFFYLLAYLIQGASAFPVTLLSTRSMLFLLEENHQWQVQPPLDAAREAEMPSRSNIHLKEKQPISSISNVITYRLCPCDIKLMLYDEVLKVESTWHIRTECPELLVELVEWIRGPWEEMFSIELRRAVYEGLE, encoded by the exons ATG CTCATTCATGTTCCAAACTGTGTTTTGCAATCTACTGTGAAGATCTTCCCTTTCAAGTCCCTCCGGCATTTGGAA TTGAGGTCTGTCCCTCCACACTGCCTCCGGGGTCTGCGATTTGTCTATTCTCAGCTGGAGTCTTTAACCTGTTGCAAATGTATCAGTACGCTGGAG GAAATCATTTCAGCGTGTGGTGGAGATCTGAGCTGTGCTCTCCCCTGGTTGGAGTTGCATACTGTCAACTTCAGCTACAACTCGATCACTGCCTTGGATGACTCACTG CAATTACTAAATGCTCTGAGAGTCTTGGATTTGAGTCATAACAAGGTCCAGGATTGTGAGCACTATTTAACG ACCCTTACAGAACTTGAGTACCTCAATCTGGCTTATAACTTCCTGTCCAAAGTGCCAAACCTCGGCATCTTCAGCCGATCCAAGCTGGTGACTCTGATCTTGCGCAACAATGAACTTGACAGCATTAATG GGGTTGAACAGCTGGTGAATCTGCAGCACCTGGATGTGGCCTATAACCTGCTGCTGGAACATGCCCAGTTGGCACCATTGTCCACTctgcactgtttaaaaaaa CTGCACCTAGAGGGAAACCCGTTATGGTTCCATCAAAACCACCGGTCTGCAACCCTGGTACATTTGTCTCCCAGAGCAGCTTCCTCCAAT TTCCTCTTGGATGGAGAACCACTCTCTTCCTCGGACCTAATG CACCTCCCAAAACTTGTGCAAAGTGTGTCACAGTCCATCCACACATCTACCTCGGAGAGGACCGCGCTGGACCGCAGTGCTCTGGACAGTTCCTGTGCTGCAGACTTCAGTGACAGCCAGTCCCCAGCAGAGAATGTGGCTGTCAGGCTCCCTCGGAAGAAGTGCAAG GGAAAAGTCAAAGTGCGCAGAGCGAGCATTTCAGAGCCCAGTGACACGGAACATGAGTCCCAGACTTTACCTCTCTCTGCTG GCCTGGTTTTACAGCATCAGAAGGAGATGGAACGCATGGACAGCTTCAGAGATCGCTTTGGTGTTGACTGGCTGCAGTACAAGAGACTGGAGGAGCATGACCAACTACCTGTCATCTGCCGGAGCCGCTCTGCGGATGAGATCTCAGGCAGACCTGCAGCAACAGACTTGCAGAGTGAGAACTTTGAACCAGAGCAAGTAAAACCCCAAGTATCCCCAAAAGAATTCTCTCCTGCTGTGGATGATACTCAGAAGGAGGAAGACCTTGAAGTGGATGAGCATGTGGGAGGAGAGctgagaggaaaagaggaggcagaTGAGCTAATGCTGGGGGAAGAAGATGATGAGAAGCCAGAAG TGGACCTTTGCCAGCCAGTGCTGGTGAGCCAAATAGAAGGTGAAGGGGACCCAGAGTTAGACTGGATCTTCCTGCGGGTCACAGCTAGGCATGTGATTGAGGTGGAACTGAAGGCTGCCAGAGTCCTCCACAAGCTGGAGCTGAAATGTCTGCAGAAGATAGAGACCTCTGAGATGAATTGGAAGAGGATG GACCTGGAGCGAGTTTTCCCTGTCCTCACGTTGCACTTTAGCTACATTCGCAAGGACCGGCAGAAGCGCAAATACGTGGTGCTGGATGACTGCCCGGAGCAGTGTCTGCAG TGTGTGCTTGAAGTGTTGTCCCCAGCCGTGGAAGAGAATCGGCAAAATCAGGACCAGGAGAAAGGATCCATGAGGCTCCAGTGCCTGAAATGCAAGCACGAGTTTTTGCAGTCCCTGGCTCCCTGGCAGCAAGGTCCTTATCCTGCACGAGCTGGAGACACCGAAAGCCTAGAGACCCTAGTTGCCTCAAATCAAG atgctgcagcagctggtgagCCCATCGCCTGTCCCTGTTGTTCCAGTGACCACGTGGTCATCCTGCCTTCAGAGGTATGCTCCTGCACGCCCCTGCCGCCTAGCCGTGATGGCACAAGCGAGGACCTGTCAAACTCCCTCCTGGAAggaggcagccagcaggagGGCCCAGAGGAAGCACCTGCTCGGGCCAGTGAGAGTGGGAAGTTCTACATCGGTGGGGAGGACAGCTCGGAGGTGGATACCAGCAACGGCACCAGAACCCCGGAGCTGAGTGGCGAGCATGACGGCGCTCTCCGTTCCAGTTCCCGCAGTTTGGACGGGGTCTGTGGGAATAAGGAGCTGGGAACAAAGAGCCAGCACTTGTCCCTCAGCCGCACGGACACCAGCGGGGGCAGCATGATGGGGAGCTATCATTACAGCGTTTCTCACGGGCCCACTCCTTCCCAGCTCTCTCTGAACTCCGAGTCAGAGGAAACGTGGAACCTCAGTCCCT CTGCAAACGGCGCCCTGAACACAAGGGACTTCCGTTCCGTGGATCACCGCCTGAAGCTCTACCTGGACATGGAGGTTTTTGAGGAGAACGACGAGGAGTTCCAGTGCTTCCTCAAG GTGGCCATGGTGAAGTTCGGCCGGCAAGGAGAGTTCCTCTCGATCCTGGTTGCCTCTGACCTCAGGATCTATGTGCTGGAAGTCACTGGGGTTATCAG GGGACAACCTGCAGAGTGGCTGAAGAAGAACGACTCTCACTACCTGTCCGATGTTTCCCATCTGGAAGTGGGACTCTGCCACCAGAGCCTTCGAATGGAGTTTGAGAACCCCAAAGCCTCCTACAATCTGCTGATCCGGAACCAAAGCTGCTGTGACCAGTTTCTGCAGACCCTGACAT ATCTCATACAAGAGCTGCCTGCCAAGCACAGCAATAAGGTGAAGGAAATCCCCACTGTGGAAATGAATCCACAACATTGGCTATG GCCTCTGCTGGACTCCAAGACCACAggttctgcagctgcagatggCACTTGTTTCTTCTACCTGCTGGCCTACCTGATCCAAG GGGCATCTGCTTTCCCTGTGACCCTGCTGAGCACCCGAAGCATGTTGTTTCTGCTGGAGGAGAATCACCAGTGGCAGGTGCAGCCTCCTTTGGATGCAGCTCGTGAGGCAGAAATGCCTTCCAGGAGCAATATCCACTTGAAGGAGAAGCAGCCGATCAGCAGTATCAGCAATGTCATAACCTATCGCCTGTGTCCTTGCGACATCAAGCTGATGCTTTATGATGAG gTGCTGAAGGTGGAGAGCACGTGGCACATCCGCACAGAGTGCCCTGAGCTCCTGGTAGAGCTGGTGGAGTGGATCCGGGGGCCCTGGGAGGAGATGTTCTCTATCGAGCTACGGAGGGCTGTGTATGAGGGCCTGGAGTGA